A segment of the Entomomonas moraniae genome:
CTAACCAGCTTTCAATGATTAATGCCGCGGCTAAAGCATCGACTGGGTTTTTATGGTAGTCTGCTTTATATCCTTGCGCGTGGTATTGCTCCTTGGCTTCATAACTCGTCAATCTTTCATCTTGTGTATAAACAGTGGCTTGAAAACGACCATGAAGCCTACGTGCAAACTTTTCAGCACGCTTACTCATTTCACTAGGTGTACCATCCATATTCAAAGGCAGCCCAACAACAACAGCATCGGGTTGCCATTCTTTTAGTAAACGCTCTATCTGCTGCCAATTAGGAATACCGTCTTGTGCTTTTAATACACAGAGCTCTCTTGCTTGCTTGGTGAAACCCTGACCTACGGCAACTCCTATTTGGCGTAACCCATAATCAAACCCTAAAATGATTTTAGGAAGCGCTGTCTCCATTAAGCATGCCCTACATGGCGCGATAGTGATGAAAAATTTACACCCAGTTGTTCCAATGCAGCATCAACACGCTGCTCAGAGGCTACTTTAAAAATAATATCGGCGTTAAATGGACAAGTTAACCATGTATTCTCAATAATTTCTTGCTCTAGCTGCCCTGCTCCCCAACCTGCATAACCTAATGCAATAAGGTAGTTTTCAGGCCCTTTCTTTTCGGCAATATCAATCAATACATCTTGGGATGAGGTTAACTGGATATCAGGTAAGTTAATTGTATTTTGAAAAACGTTATCTTTGGAGTGCAATACAAAACCACGTTCTGTATCAATAGGGCCACCATGATAGATTGGTGTCATTAGGTTTACTGCAGGAAATAGTGTATCGGGCCTTAGCTGCTCTAATATATCAGCCAAATGAAAAGGTTTCTCTTTATTTACAATAATCCCCATGGCGCCTTCTGTATTATGGCTAATAAGATATACCAATGAGTTAGAAAACTCTGAGCACTCTAGCTGGGGCATTGCCACTAGAAACTGATTATTTAAATAAGACAAAGGGTCATTTTTCATAAATAATGCTTGTTCGATTAAATATCGACGCACATTATAAAGCGCATTTACACAAAGGTCACGAAGTCATCTTAATAAATTCACATTACCATTAACTAAACCATTGGCATAATGCATATTTACTGGTACTGCAGGAGTTTTGTTGAAGTGCCTTACGAATTTTTTTCACTTTAGCTTTTTGTATATAAGCAATCGCGTCTTTTACATCATCAGCCTGTGTCGCTGAAATACCATTCACAAGCTCATCTATGGCTTGTTGTTTTGTCCAATTCTGCACAATAATACGATACATAGCAACGAAAAGCCCTGTTCGATTTTGTCCATGCTTACAATGAATTAATACAGACTTACCTTGACTCTTTGAGTTCTGAATCACTTTTAAAACATCTAACACATCGTCATCATCAATACGATCAGCATGGGAAGGATAGCTTAGCAGTTGGATACCCGAAGATTTTCCAAGCCACTTTTTATCATCCTCTTTAATAAAACTAATGATTGTGCCTATATTTTGTTGTTTAATCAGATCAACATCTGTGGAGTTTGGTAAAGCACTACGAAATAAAAGAGGACTCACTTGATAAAACTTAAAGCGGGTATCAATCGGTGTTGCCCAGTCCTTTTCTAACTCACTTGCAGAAGCTGAATGGGCAAGTGAAAATAATATAACTGATAACAGAAAAGGCATGTATTTTAGGGTTTTCATCGAGGGTTCAAACCTATAAAGAACTAATTCGTGCTTCATTATAGGAAAGCACCTGTAAAAAAAATGTTAAGTTAAGCGTTTATTGTTATCATGTTTGTATAATTTTATGACAAGGACTTTTACATGCACGTTAAAAAGCTATTGCTTTTATTATCTGTAATTAATATGTCAATCACTTATGGTTCTGAATTAAAATCAGATGAACATGTGTTATTCATTCCGAATATTGCCTATCAAACCCCTGATAATAAATTAGCTATTAGTATACAGGCGTGGGTTTATGAGAAAGAAAGGCGCCCAGGGATGACCTCTCTCTTAACCAAATATTTAGGCATTGATAAGGATACGTTAACTCCCGAGGAGTATGACCTATTGTATCAAAGAAGCCAATTATTTAGAGTCGATTCAGAACGAGGCAAAGTGTTAAGCATAAAGCTAAATAACACAACCTACACATTACCTAAAACAGATAAAGGTGGCGTTACTAATCAGGTAATTTATCTTAATACGATACCTAGCCAGCAAAGTAATCATAGTATTAGTTACTCTATTTCTGACCTAAACCTTCCCGAATCCACTAACACAGAGTTATCTTTTTTTAGCCCTGATATTGGATTGTCTGTTATTTCAGATATTGACGACACCATAAAAGATTCAAAGGTGTTAGATCAAAAACAACTCTTAATTAATACTTTTATCAAGCCATTTAAAGCCATCAATAGCATGCGCGATTGGTATCAACAAATGGCAAAAAAGGGGATTAGCTTCCATTACCTTTCTTCTAGCCCTATACAACTGTATCCCGCATTAAAAGACTTCATGGATAAGGCACAGTTTCCCACAGGCAGTGTTCATTTGAGAGAGGCAACAACTTGGCACTCCATTATCCCAACGGGAGATGACTCACGCAATCACAAGCTATCAACACTAGAAAAGCTACTCAACGCTTACCCTAAACGACAATTTATATTAATCGGTGACTCAGGGGAGGCTGACCCAGAAATCTATGCCCAAATGATGAAAAAATACCCTACGCAGGTTAAGTGTATAGCCATTCGTAACGTCACGAATGAAGATGAGCAAAGTCCGCGTTATAAGCAATTATTTGCAGGGGTAGATAGTTATAAGTGGCAGATCTTTACCGACCCCACAACAATTATTAATACCTGTGCTCCTAGAGAATAAAAAAGGACGTTAACGTCCTTTCTTATTATTGTTTTTTCTCTTGCTCGGTAAACATATCTGCAAATAACATACTGGATAGATAACGCTCTGCAGAATCAGGCAAAATAACAACAATCGTCTTGTTCTGGTTTTCAGGTTGCTCTGCAAGTTTTAATGCCGCCGCAACGGCTGCACCTGAAGAAATCCCACACAAGATACCCTCTTCTTTCATCAGCTGTAGCGCTGTTTGTTTTGCTTCATCATCAGTCACAGTCACCACTTGATCCACTAATGATAAATCTAAATTTTTAGGGATAAAACCAGCACCAATACCTTGAATTTTATGTGGTGCAGGTTTAATTTCTTCTCCCGCTAAGGCTTGCGTTATAACAGGAGAATTAGTAGGTTCAACTGCTACCGAAATAATAGGTTTTTTCTGCGTATTTTTAATGTAACGAGAAACACCTGTCAACGTTCCACCTGTTCCCACGCCTGCAACAAAAATATCAATATCACCGTTAGTATCTTGCCAAATCTCAGGCCCCGTTGTCTTTTCATGAATAGCTGGGTTAGCAGGATTATCAAACTGTTGAGGCATAAAATACTTGCTTGGGTCACTATTAACAATTTCATTGGCTTTATCAATCGCCCCTTTCATCCCCTTTTCAGGTTCTGTTAGCACTAACTCAGCACCTAATGCTTTTAATACCTGACGTCGCTCCAAACTCATTGAGGATGGCATAGTTAAGATCAACTTATACCCTCTAGCAGCAGCTGTAGAGGCTAAAGCAATCCCTGTATTACCCGAAGTAGGCTCAACAATGGTCATGCCTTCTTTTAATTTACCTGATGTTTCAGCATCCCAAATAAGGTTAGCACCCACACGACATTTAACGGAGTAGCTTGGATTACGCCCCTCTATTTTCACAAGAATAGTGACACCACGAACTGTTAGCTTATTCAACTGTACTAATGGTGTTTTACCAATGGACTGGGCATTATCTACAAAAATCGTCATCTGTTCATTCCTCTTATTTGAAAATCTTTCTTCTTCTATTATTTCTGATAATCCATTGCATTTAATCAATTGATTATATACCTAAAAAGAATAAAAACCATTATTCATTATTCTATAGGTGTATCAATAAAATTAGGCAAACTTTCTAAGCTCTGGGTAAACTGTACTAAATTAGGAAAATCTTGTTTATCCAATACATTAGGTAAAGCATACTGATTAAAACTCCAAGCAACGGCTGTTGAAATGGCTGCTTGACTGATTGCCTCCCCCATAAGCCAATCGGAGTTATTGGCTACCTCAGAGTCAAGCGCATTAAATGCCCCTTTAATTTGCTGAGTTAAACGTTCAATCCACTCACCGTACTGCTTATCTTCAGGTCGCCTTTGTGTTTCATAAGCTAATTGAACGGTTTTATCTGCCCCCATCATCGCAAGCCCTATTACTTTTAAATGAGAAGCTAAATCGTTGGCCGTCATGGGTAATAACTTTTGAATAACAGGTACTTGTGACTCGAAATATTCAAGTATCAAGCCTGAATCCATCAATATATCACCATTGTCTAATACGAGTGTGGGTAATTTTGCAACGGGGTTAATGGCCGATAAAATAGGATAACCCTCACCAAAAGCTGACAAAGGATAGTGCTCAAAAGGGATACCATAATACTTTAATGAAATGGCCACACGTCTGACAAAAGGGGATCTTAATAAGCCGATAAGTTGCATGGTATACTCCGAGCTGCTAGTGTATTTTTGTTTACCTTACGCTAATAACCCATGAAAATAAACACAATATGTTTTAATAAACATTACACTACAACTCGGTTAAAGCAACCGCCTCTTCCATATTAACTGCCACAAGGCGTGAACATCCTGGTTCGTGCATGGTAACCCCCATGAGTTGATCGGCTTGTTCCATTGCTATTTTATTATGGGTAATATAAATAAACTGAACTTTCTCCGACATTTCTTTCACTAAATTGGCATAACGCCCAACGTTAGCATCGTCAAGAGGAGCATCCACCTCATCTAGCATACAAAAAGGAGCAGGATTAAGCTGGAAGATAGCAAAAACCAAAGCGAGTGCAGTTAAGGCCTTTTCTCCACCCGACAATAAATGAATAGTACTGTTCTTTTTACCCGGTGGCCTTGCCATAATAGCCACCCCTGTATTTAGAAGATCATCGCCTGTTAGCTCAAGCGAAGCCATTCCCCCTCCAAAAACTTTGGGGAACAACTGCTGTAAACTACCGTTAATCTGATCAAATGTCTCTCTAAAACGCTGACGTGTTTCTTTATCAATTTTCTGAATAACATTTTCAAGCGTTGCTAATGCTTCCACTAAATCATTATTTTGTTCATCTAAATAGTTTTTACGTTCAGACTGCTGTTGATACTCTTCAATCGCCGCTAAGTTAATTGCACCTAGCCGCTGTATACGTTCAGCTATTTGGTCTAATCGTTGGGACCATTCGCTTTCTATCGCTTCATCAGATAGATTCTGTAACAGTGTATGCAAGTCGTAATTGTCTTCTTGTAGTTGCTCTTGAAAAGACTTTTTGCGAACATTTAACCCTTGCCAGTCTAAGCGTTGTTGCTCAAGCTGTGCCCGTAATGCTTGAGCTTGCTGTTCAGCCTTAGTACGTCTTTGTTCATTTTGACGTAACGACTCATCAGCATCCTCTAGAGCCAATCGCGCATGCTTCAATGTATCTTCTATCTGCAAGCGATTTTCTAACTGTTCCTCTAAAGAAAAACGTAACTCATCTATAGGGGCTGTGCCTTCAGCTAATTGCATTTGCAAAAGCTCTTTACGCTCGCGTAAGCGCTCAACTTGTTGCTTTAAACGTTGTAAAGATTGTTCTGTTGCCTGACGCTTAGTGACTAGCCCATTCAACTTAATCGATAATTGATGAAGTTGCTCTTTCTGACTACGTTCCTCTCGACGCCAATGTTCAAGTTGATTCTGCAACTGATTACGCTGCGCTTGCAGTTGACCATCTTGCTCTGCATACTCAGCCATTTGATCAAGCGCTTCTTGCAAAAGTGATCTCGCTTGTTTTAGCTCATCGAACTGTGTTTGCTGTTGTATCGTGAGTTCGCTAATTTCTTTATCTAAATATTGGCGGCGTTGTGTTATCTGCTCGAGTTTTGCTTGATGTGCTACTAGCTTTGCTTTGAGCTCTCCACGTTGTTGGGTCATTTGCTGTAGCTTTTTGTTTTGATCTGCCAATGTTTGCTCTTTTAAAGTGAGTTGTTGGCCTAACACCTCAATTTCTTGATGAGACTGCTCGATAAGCTCTTCATTCTCATCTTGTTGCTGAAGTAGTTTTTGCAGCTCTTCAGCTCTGGCTAATACGCCCGTTGTTGATTGCTCGCCTCGCTTAATACGAATAAAATCTATTCCCATCCAATAGCCATCTTGGGTGATGATACTTTGGCCTACAGCCAACTGAGCGCGTAAAGTGAATGCTTCCTCTAAATTTTCAGCAGGAATAATAAGCGCTAACCATGAGGGGGCAATATCTTTTGTTATTACCTTATCAAGTAAAGACGGTGTTGAAACAGTCAATGCATTGTTAGTGGGCTGAAAAACTCGCAACTCACCTTTATCAAATGATTGCAAGGCTTCATGCGTTAAATGATCACTAATAATTGCTTGTAAATCTGCACCTAATACCGTTTCTACCGCAAGTTGCCAACCATCCTCTACCTTTAGCTTATCGGCTAAATAAATACAATGTTCAAACCTCTGCTTAGATAGCCATTGGCTAACCTCATTGTCAGGATTAAGGGCAGCTTGTTGTAACGCTTCGAGTGAGGAAATACGCCCAGAAAGTTTTTGATTATCCGTTTGTTGCTTTTGATACTGAGAATCTAACTGGCTACGCTTATCCCGTAACTGATTAATATCTTGCTGTAACTGCTCTTTATCCTCTTCGGTTTGAGCAATAAGCAGTTCAGACTCACTCAATTGTTCATCTAATAAAAGAATTTCAGCCGACTGTGGATCAGCATTAAGTTGTGCTAGCTCATTAGTTAATCGCTGTACACGTTCACTTAACCGCTCAAGACTCTGCTCAAAATGCTGAGTTCTTGACTGTTGAACTTCAGCTTGACGCTTTGCATCATTACTATTTTGGTTAAATACTTGCCACGCTTCTTGCGAACTAATGGTAGTGGCTTCAAGTTCCTCTAATTGAATAACTGCTTCTTCGACTTTAGCCTCTAATAGCTCCTTTTCTGGCTCAAGCAGTACAATTTCCTCTGCCATACTCGCGTATAGCTCGTCATCAGCCGCGATAGTTGTTACAGCTTCTTGATAATTTTTCTCTGCATCAAGGCTGT
Coding sequences within it:
- the ruvX gene encoding Holliday junction resolvase RuvX, with protein sequence METALPKIILGFDYGLRQIGVAVGQGFTKQARELCVLKAQDGIPNWQQIERLLKEWQPDAVVVGLPLNMDGTPSEMSKRAEKFARRLHGRFQATVYTQDERLTSYEAKEQYHAQGYKADYHKNPVDALAAALIIESWLENYSSTTESI
- a CDS encoding YqgE/AlgH family protein, with the protein product MKNDPLSYLNNQFLVAMPQLECSEFSNSLVYLISHNTEGAMGIIVNKEKPFHLADILEQLRPDTLFPAVNLMTPIYHGGPIDTERGFVLHSKDNVFQNTINLPDIQLTSSQDVLIDIAEKKGPENYLIALGYAGWGAGQLEQEIIENTWLTCPFNADIIFKVASEQRVDAALEQLGVNFSSLSRHVGHA
- a CDS encoding dual specificity protein phosphatase family protein; the encoded protein is MKHELVLYRFEPSMKTLKYMPFLLSVILFSLAHSASASELEKDWATPIDTRFKFYQVSPLLFRSALPNSTDVDLIKQQNIGTIISFIKEDDKKWLGKSSGIQLLSYPSHADRIDDDDVLDVLKVIQNSKSQGKSVLIHCKHGQNRTGLFVAMYRIIVQNWTKQQAIDELVNGISATQADDVKDAIAYIQKAKVKKIRKALQQNSCSTSKYALCQWFS
- a CDS encoding phosphatidate phosphatase App1 family protein, giving the protein MHVKKLLLLLSVINMSITYGSELKSDEHVLFIPNIAYQTPDNKLAISIQAWVYEKERRPGMTSLLTKYLGIDKDTLTPEEYDLLYQRSQLFRVDSERGKVLSIKLNNTTYTLPKTDKGGVTNQVIYLNTIPSQQSNHSISYSISDLNLPESTNTELSFFSPDIGLSVISDIDDTIKDSKVLDQKQLLINTFIKPFKAINSMRDWYQQMAKKGISFHYLSSSPIQLYPALKDFMDKAQFPTGSVHLREATTWHSIIPTGDDSRNHKLSTLEKLLNAYPKRQFILIGDSGEADPEIYAQMMKKYPTQVKCIAIRNVTNEDEQSPRYKQLFAGVDSYKWQIFTDPTTIINTCAPRE
- the cysK gene encoding cysteine synthase A; this encodes MTIFVDNAQSIGKTPLVQLNKLTVRGVTILVKIEGRNPSYSVKCRVGANLIWDAETSGKLKEGMTIVEPTSGNTGIALASTAAARGYKLILTMPSSMSLERRQVLKALGAELVLTEPEKGMKGAIDKANEIVNSDPSKYFMPQQFDNPANPAIHEKTTGPEIWQDTNGDIDIFVAGVGTGGTLTGVSRYIKNTQKKPIISVAVEPTNSPVITQALAGEEIKPAPHKIQGIGAGFIPKNLDLSLVDQVVTVTDDEAKQTALQLMKEEGILCGISSGAAVAAALKLAEQPENQNKTIVVILPDSAERYLSSMLFADMFTEQEKKQ
- a CDS encoding glutathione S-transferase family protein, producing MQLIGLLRSPFVRRVAISLKYYGIPFEHYPLSAFGEGYPILSAINPVAKLPTLVLDNGDILMDSGLILEYFESQVPVIQKLLPMTANDLASHLKVIGLAMMGADKTVQLAYETQRRPEDKQYGEWIERLTQQIKGAFNALDSEVANNSDWLMGEAISQAAISTAVAWSFNQYALPNVLDKQDFPNLVQFTQSLESLPNFIDTPIE
- the smc gene encoding chromosome segregation protein SMC produces the protein MRLKSIKLAGFKSFVDATTAYFPTNMTAVVGPNGCGKSNIIDAVRWVMGEGSAKNLRGESMIDVIFNGSNSRKPVTQASIELIFDNSDGTIVGEYASYAEISIRRRVTRDGQNQYFLNGTKCRRRDITDIFLGTGLGPRSYSIIEQGMISRLIEARPEDLRSYIEEAAGISKYKERRRETENRIGRTQENLARLSDLREELGRQLERLHSQAKSAEKYQQYKIEERQLKAELTAIRWRDLHSKTENHQRVIREQELALEALITEQQNADTHIEQYRDKHHDLSENFNQIQGRFYAVGAEIARIEQTIQHNQQRVKQLQEDSLDAEKNYQEAVTTIAADDELYASMAEEIVLLEPEKELLEAKVEEAVIQLEELEATTISSQEAWQVFNQNSNDAKRQAEVQQSRTQHFEQSLERLSERVQRLTNELAQLNADPQSAEILLLDEQLSESELLIAQTEEDKEQLQQDINQLRDKRSQLDSQYQKQQTDNQKLSGRISSLEALQQAALNPDNEVSQWLSKQRFEHCIYLADKLKVEDGWQLAVETVLGADLQAIISDHLTHEALQSFDKGELRVFQPTNNALTVSTPSLLDKVITKDIAPSWLALIIPAENLEEAFTLRAQLAVGQSIITQDGYWMGIDFIRIKRGEQSTTGVLARAEELQKLLQQQDENEELIEQSHQEIEVLGQQLTLKEQTLADQNKKLQQMTQQRGELKAKLVAHQAKLEQITQRRQYLDKEISELTIQQQTQFDELKQARSLLQEALDQMAEYAEQDGQLQAQRNQLQNQLEHWRREERSQKEQLHQLSIKLNGLVTKRQATEQSLQRLKQQVERLRERKELLQMQLAEGTAPIDELRFSLEEQLENRLQIEDTLKHARLALEDADESLRQNEQRRTKAEQQAQALRAQLEQQRLDWQGLNVRKKSFQEQLQEDNYDLHTLLQNLSDEAIESEWSQRLDQIAERIQRLGAINLAAIEEYQQQSERKNYLDEQNNDLVEALATLENVIQKIDKETRQRFRETFDQINGSLQQLFPKVFGGGMASLELTGDDLLNTGVAIMARPPGKKNSTIHLLSGGEKALTALALVFAIFQLNPAPFCMLDEVDAPLDDANVGRYANLVKEMSEKVQFIYITHNKIAMEQADQLMGVTMHEPGCSRLVAVNMEEAVALTEL